A genome region from Leifsonia sp. Root112D2 includes the following:
- a CDS encoding ABC transporter substrate-binding protein: protein MRLRRLAVFSSMVAIAAIALAGCAAPTPRIVEGSRLTIAVPGPFTSANSTTSLGTNTANEAVAELTASSFSRENGVGALVNNASFGSVQKVSDNPLKVKYTLSEKAVWSDGVAVDASDLLLAWAANSGALNTVAAKRDADGTVTNQDALNKGVYFDSNAAGSGLNLVTQLPKISDDNRAITLTFTHPFADWERVFPEQLIAAHVVMQHAMPARKYSADAAKRALVTAVQNDDAGALNPVSIFWNHGFDMTNLPSDGSLLVSSGPYVVTGAKENDSVTLTANEHFAAGPLPRVQTITLRLISDPLERAKALAAGDVDMMTADATAPLLAALHDAKNVTLLHSPASAYEHLDLSFASGGPFDPKAWGGDASRARKAREAFLLTVPRAAMLDTLVKPLQPKPAVRDSFMSVPGADAYDDIVDGNDSSRYAAVNLVRARSLLASIGATKPLTVRLLYPASDALRSAEFAQIVASAAQAGFRVTDASSAGWKQRLGDSSYDAALFAWDAGDASVNASESIFGTDGARNLNAFSNPNMDALFEQLDAEYSADKRKALMTQVEKQLFDDAYGLPLYQLPSVTAVDSTVISGVGAQPALSMLLGEYADWKPSASSPAPR from the coding sequence GTGAGGCTCAGACGACTCGCCGTGTTCTCGTCGATGGTGGCGATCGCTGCCATCGCGCTCGCGGGATGCGCGGCACCGACACCACGCATCGTGGAAGGATCCCGCCTCACCATCGCCGTGCCCGGGCCGTTCACGAGCGCCAACAGCACGACCTCCCTCGGCACGAACACCGCCAACGAGGCGGTGGCCGAGCTCACCGCCAGCAGCTTCTCGCGCGAGAACGGCGTCGGCGCGTTGGTGAACAATGCTTCCTTCGGCAGCGTGCAGAAGGTCTCAGACAACCCGTTGAAGGTCAAATACACGCTCAGTGAGAAGGCCGTCTGGAGCGATGGGGTGGCCGTGGATGCCTCGGACCTGCTGCTCGCCTGGGCAGCAAACAGCGGTGCGCTCAACACCGTGGCCGCCAAACGCGACGCGGATGGCACTGTCACGAATCAGGACGCGCTGAACAAAGGCGTCTATTTCGACTCGAATGCGGCCGGCAGCGGCCTGAACCTGGTCACGCAGCTACCGAAGATCAGCGACGACAATCGCGCCATCACGCTCACCTTTACGCATCCGTTCGCCGATTGGGAGCGCGTCTTCCCCGAGCAGCTCATTGCCGCGCACGTGGTGATGCAGCACGCGATGCCCGCCCGAAAATACTCGGCGGATGCCGCGAAGCGCGCGCTGGTCACCGCGGTGCAGAACGACGATGCCGGCGCGCTCAATCCGGTCTCGATCTTCTGGAATCACGGCTTCGACATGACCAACCTGCCGAGCGATGGCTCGCTGCTGGTGTCGAGCGGTCCCTACGTGGTGACGGGGGCGAAAGAGAACGACTCGGTCACGCTCACCGCCAATGAACACTTCGCCGCGGGGCCGCTCCCGCGCGTGCAGACGATCACGCTGCGTCTCATCTCCGATCCGCTTGAGCGTGCAAAGGCCCTCGCCGCCGGTGACGTCGACATGATGACGGCGGATGCGACTGCGCCACTTCTCGCCGCGCTGCACGACGCGAAGAACGTGACCCTGCTGCACAGCCCGGCAAGCGCCTACGAACATCTCGACCTGTCATTCGCTTCGGGCGGCCCGTTCGATCCCAAGGCTTGGGGCGGCGATGCCTCCCGTGCGCGCAAGGCGCGCGAGGCCTTTTTGCTCACCGTGCCACGAGCCGCGATGCTCGACACTCTCGTCAAGCCGCTGCAGCCGAAGCCCGCCGTGCGTGATTCGTTCATGAGCGTGCCGGGTGCCGATGCATACGACGACATCGTCGACGGCAACGATTCGTCCAGGTACGCCGCCGTGAACCTGGTGCGTGCGCGCAGCCTGCTCGCGAGTATCGGTGCCACGAAGCCTCTTACCGTGCGGCTGCTGTATCCCGCGTCGGACGCGCTGCGCTCCGCCGAGTTCGCGCAGATCGTGGCGAGTGCCGCCCAGGCGGGATTCCGGGTGACGGATGCCTCGAGCGCTGGCTGGAAGCAGCGTCTGGGGGACTCCAGCTACGACGCCGCGCTCTTCGCCTGGGATGCGGGCGACGCGAGCGTGAACGCATCCGAATCGATCTTCGGCACCGACGGAGCCCGAAACCTCAACGCGTTCAGCAACCCGAACATGGATGCGCTGTTCGAGCAGCTCGATGCGGAGTACAGCGCCGACAAACGGAAGGCCCTCATGACGCAGGTGGAGAAGCAACTCTTCGACGATGCATACGGTCTTCCGCTCTACCAACTGCCCAGTGTGACGGCGGTCGACTCGACGGTGATTTCGGGAGTCGGGGCTCAACCGGCGCTGAGCATGCTGCTTGGCGAATACGCCGACTGGAAGCCGTCAGCGTCGTCCCCCGCGCCGCGATGA